Part of the Palaemon carinicauda isolate YSFRI2023 chromosome 8, ASM3689809v2, whole genome shotgun sequence genome is shown below.
ttttacTCGTAGCTTGCACAAGGAATTCTAGATTTAGGAAACTCCCAGTCAAGATAAAAGAAGGAACATGAAAGTTGCCAGTGTGAAAGCATTTTCATTTGTGTTTTACATAATGAACAACAATGAATTTCATCCTAAGGCGAAGAGTCACTCAACATGAGCATTCCCTCTTGTTTTGGATACGTATTATGCCATTGCAATACCATCTTTGGTGCTTCCATGTGATGAATACCACATCTGGGGTGATAATTCAACTGGATTATTTTTCTGCATAAAGTCATTGTATGTTATTTACATTCACACATACCAAATCTTACAGCATTTTCCAATGCTGATGAATGTGGAAAATTTAATTCTCATTTATCTAGATAAGAATTCTTCAGCTCCATAACCAAAATATTGTCTGTATTACAAGGCTAAATGGAATGTCTAATTCAGCATTCATATAAAAATCACTAAAATATTCATTGACCGATTTTAACCTATCATCGACAATTAAGAAAGTTTAAGGAGAAGAAAAGCTGGCACTGAATAGATTTTGCATGTCTTTGTGCAATAAATGGATGTCATTCATTACTGCTgttttcttttgaagaaaatttcctATTATTCGTTGCTTACACATTCATATTAGTGAACACCTATAATAGTATACTGATGTCTAAACAAATAACTGTCTTCTTACACAAATTTAAAATGCGTGTTGGCTGAttaagggttgattcacactatcagTCCGGTCACGCTTCagtctcggttcgctctcggttcggtttAGGTACTGGGGTTTTAACACTCTCAGTCCGATCAGTGTCTTTGCAAAGTTATGAATATAAGGaaaagcataattgtataggaatattgttcagcGATACAAGGAAATGTATTTACCcagtgaacattagcctgttattgtacatattgactggagcgagagcggaccagagcgccagtgtgaatgcttccatttaaaatcatgtgaCAATAATATTTGACTGGACCGTGACTGGAGTGAGAGCGAAGCAcgaccggaccgatagtgtgaatcaacccttatAGTGTTGGGTTTCACAAATCCCAGATgttgtcttcttcctcttctttgttgtATCCATTTTCAATATTGTCACTAGTTTTTATGCTTTCACCCACACTCTCCTTATCTTTCATTTCACTCACATCTGGACTTATTGTAGTTATGAAGTCAGTATCTTCATTCACTGATTCAGTGTCATCTATATTTTTCTCCAGAAATTTAAGATCTTCTGGAATATCAGCCTCATTCTCAAGAGATTCTTTTCCAAGATGAGCACTACCAGAACGACTATTTGGATTTTGCATGTCTTGACTGTCAATTGGATTTAATTTCATTGATTCAATATCTTGGGTGGGAGATTTGGAGCCTGGATCTCCTTCATCAACTTGACCATTGTCTCCTGGGTTGTTTTCTTCTAAACTTATAATTCCAGATGTAAGATCATTATTTTCTGATGAGATGTTTCCATTGTCTGGAAGTTTGATGTCTGTGGTCTCTTCATCACCTTCCTGCTCTTTTGTACCTGAAATATCGTCACCTATTTCAACCCCTTGATCTTCTGAGAAGCTGATTACTTTGTCTGAAAGAGCATTTCCATCATTCTCGTCACCGTTGTTTTGGTCTTTTGTGTCTGGGTTTGCTTCACTTAAATCCTCCACTTGATCTGAGAAGCTGATTACTTTGTCTTCAATGTTGTCTTGGTCTTTTGGGTCTGAGTTTACACCAGTTAAATCCTCCACTTGATCTGAGAAGCTGGTTACTTTTTCTTCAATGTTGTCTTGGTCTTTTGCGTCTGAGTTTGCACCAGTTAAATCCTCCACTTGATCTGAGAAGCTGGTTACTTTGTCTTCAATGTTGTCTTGGTCTTTTGCGTCTGAGTTTGCACCAGTCAAATCCTCCACTTGATCTGAGAAGCTGGTTACTTTGTCTTCATCGTTGTCTTGGTCTTTTGTGTCAGAGTTTGCACCAGTTAAATCCTCCACTTGATCTGAGAAGCTGGTTACTTTGTCTTCATCGTTGTCTTGGTCTTTTGTGTCTGAGTTTGCACCAGTCAAATCGTCCAATTGATCTTCTGAGAAGTTGATTACATTGTCTAAATGAGTTTCTTTATCAGGCTCATCGACATTTCCTTCGCTTTTTGCTTCCGTATTCGCACCTTCTAATTCTGGGTCTTGATTTTCTGAAGAGAAGATATCTGTAACTGTGTTCTCCACCCCGTTATTTTCTCCCACTATTGAACCAATGCCATGATTATTTCCAGAAGAAATATCCTTGTCATCTTCAAAATTAAACGCTTTGTTTTCTACACTTGCAGGAGAAGCAGGAGAAACAGTGAAAATACTATCTGCTTTCTGCCACTGTATTTCATCGTTCTCCTGAGGTTCCGAGTCTGCTAGATCTTCAAATGTTAACTGTTCAGGATTGTCTGTGATTTCTAGATCATCTTTATGATCTTCCCCAATTTCAATATCCTGAACTGGTAGCTCAGTCTCTGCTAAAGGCTGGCCCTCGTCTATACTTCCCCTATCTCTGATGACCGTAAATAGATTATCGAGTCCTGTATAAGAGGCCGTGTCGCTCTTCTTATCATGTACTGCTTCTAACTGTGGTACATCATCTGTAGGATCATCCAGAGATGGAAGTTCTACCTGTTTTGTTTCCTGGTCTTCCAAACTTTCCACGATATCTTCATTCGCTGATTCAGCAGGTCCTTGTAAGCTGGAAACTCTAGAGGCCAGTTTCCCAGACAAATTATCACCAGTAGAAAGTTCCTGGAAAGAGAAAAAAGTTATTTCAAACAAAATACAAAATCCCAATACTGCTATTTCCTTGAAACTTAAATACTCACTTTTAATGAAATTTGAATATATGCCAACCTAATTTTACGATGATTTatagttttaatcattattatctcGTCCCTCATTGAAATAGTTAGCACTCAAGCCCCAGGCCCTTTTCTGGAACTTTTCATTCAGACTATTCTTAAATAGGACTTTAACACTATTTTATAGCATGAAGctgaaaatatttcctttaaatccacatataattttacatattttgtaaaattttcatatgcaaacaataaaagaaaaggaaatactgGTGTTAAGTGGATGTAAAATACGTCCAATGACGCCAAAGGgagtagatttattattattattgttgttgttgttgttgttacttgctaagctacaacccaagagctccaacagggaaaatagcccagtaagtaaaggaaataaagaaactgatagaatagtttgtccgagtgtaccctcaagcaagagaactctaacccaagacagtgtgccagatcatggtgcagaggatatggcaccacccaagactagaaaacaatggtttgatattggagtgtcctaaaagagtTGCTCAACATAgcaaaagaatctcttttacccttaacaaaaggaaagtagccactgaacaattacagtgcagtagttaacccctcaagtgaagaagaatttttgtattatcttagtgttgtcaggtgtatgaggaaagaggggaatgtgtaaagaatagaccagactattcggtgtatgtttaagcaaaggaaaaattagctacagccagagagggatcctatgtagaactatctgcccagtcaaagaacccaatacctctctagcggtagtatctccacggaTGGCTGATGCCCTGGGTAGCCTACTAAATACAGTTTGTAGAATATATGCAATGGGGCCCAAATGGTTAATTGGTTGAAAAATTGGTTATGAAATCTAGTTGGGTAGCTGGTTATCTGACTTCCTTTTTCAAAACAAACTGAAttgaaagaagaattttttttctttttgtgtgtgtgtgtgtggagaaatgcTTAGAAAAAGCAGGAGGAttatataatagcttctggtcggctcgggaatcgaacctgggccagctattatctttgagttgattcccccttgggtctctgatcccgaggtagagagaatccagatattaagtttTAGCCTAAAAGGGGCAATGGAAGAAATTTTGTCTGAAGAGATTACTGCCATAATTTGAAAGGGGGGAGTGTCTTGCAAGCGAGTTTATAAGAAACTGCGAAGAGctttatctattctgatgaagctggaactgaaaccCCAGACCTTTAaccttttatgtatgtatatatatatatatatatatatatatatatatatatatatatatatatatgtatatgtatatatatatatatgtatatatatatatatatatatatatatatatatatatatatgtatatgtatatatatatatatatgtatatgtatatgtatatatatatatatatatatatatatatatatatatatatattatatatatatatatatatatatatatatatatatatatatatatatatatttatatatatatatatatgtgtgtgtgtgtgtgcgtatatatatatatatatatatatatatatatatatatatatatatatatatatatatatatatatatatatatatatatatatatttatatatatatatatatatatatatatatatatgagtgagaaaGACATAGAAAGAAATTACCGCTATGGTATGCCCTATGTGACAATACTCTGTACTCAAAGTTTGCGTGACTTTCTCAAAAACGCAAATGGGCAGCAGCTCAAGGTAGTAAACCAGGTTAGAAAATTTTACGACCTCATTAATCTTCTGGTTACGTCACAAAGTGACATCATTTCGAGAGTGAATGGGAGGGAAAAGTAAACTTTTGTAACACTTAACATAAGTAAACTGTAAATTACATAGGTTTGTTTGACTAAGTATTGAAAGGATTCTTAATTTTTTCCATACTAGGACAGAAACCTTTGTAAACACATACCAGAAAGGATTGTAATTTgaggggagggggaaagggggTGAACGATTTAACTGTCATTCAATTTAGGGAATGGTGAGTtcctgtttccccccccccctcccctcaccaCCTCTGCTATCTTTCCCTGAAGTAGTTGTTTGGTTACTCCGCGCGCAGTAAGTGTGTGGCAGGGTGCTTTTCCTCAGAGTGGGTGTACCAGgttttcttgtgtccaactgtatattgcACTTTTTAGAAATTAAGTCCCttcttcttaaaggtttaaaggccgcttatgaaggaccgagacaagggacagtgacattgccctatcgagcaggacaatgccctagagactgaccatatatacatatgatcagcgctcaagccccctctccacccaagctaggaccaaggacggttaggcaatggctgcggatgactcagcagatagacctataggctctcccaatctctccatccttagctcacaaggatggtgaggttacagcgaccaaaggaacgaacgagtttaagagggacttgaaccccagtctggcatttaccaggcaaggacgttaccaacaggccaccacaactacAATACTTGGTCGATAGTATATATTCAACAATATGTAAACCTGCGTCTTTCAAtgctgtaaaaatatattttttcgatTATATGATTAAGATATGTTTACGTAAAGCAAACACAATTTTATTCTAATCACGAATGATTAAATGTTTTATTCAGTATCATAGTTTTGCTCCATTCAATACTATCCACGTTAAATAAGAAATGAGTATAATTTCCCTCCATTCAATACTATCCACGTGAAATAAGAAATAGTATCGTTTCATCCATTCAGTACTATCCACTTTAAATAAGAAATAAGTTTATCGTCTGTGACATCGATCCAATCTATAAAGGTGTGACCGTAAGCTAAAGCATTTGAAGGTTATTTTTCCACCAAACACACTACGGGGAAGTGGCGAAGAAAACAGTGGATAAAGGCTACGTGCTGTGGGACCATGAACGAGGAATTTGAGGTATGAAATAAATAGCATTGGCCTTCGGTGTCTATATTGAGCTGCACAGGATTTCCCTCGAGTGCAGCAGTCTCGTTGACAACGTTCAAACACACACAATGTGTGTTGGGTCTTAATTACAATGACTGTAGAACAGGGAGTTCGTGTGAATGCTTTTCCCAGGACAGCACGCGAGATTCTTACACTTCTTTGTCTTTGACATACATTTATGAACATATACATCGAATGGTTTGGGATATTCTTTActtgctagtgtacgtgacctgtaaaAAATAATGGCTGAATGTTTAGCTAGAATGCATGCACACCTTTTCAAACCTtcccatcttccccccccccctttcctaaccacagcCCGCTAGgtctgcaatttgtgggagagattggtatccgagtgtacctttcagggtaccctctctcatcaaggtatgactactttctctccctaagtgtggtaggatatatatatatatatatatatatatatatacacacatatatatatatatatatatacatatatatatataaattatatacatatataaatgtatgtatattatatttatacatatatactgtatatatatacagtatatatatgtatattatctatatatatatatatatatatatatatatatatatatatatatatatatatatatatatatatatatatatatatatatatagctagacgctctttattatattagggagattctcctctgtcctcaaagtTTCCACTTGGTAAGAATAGAGAACTctattgctatggtaagcagctcttcaaggagaaggacactccaaaatcaaatcattgttccctagtcttggatggtgccagggtggtaccctggtcttccactgttttgggttagagttcgcttgctctagggtacactcatgctcactattctatgtttcttcatttcatttcttcactgggctcttttttcttgttggagcccttgggcttgtagaatgcTGTTTTTCCAATTATgcttgttgcttagctagtaacattgatactaataataataattacaacaacaacagctgaGATTAACAAGGAGAGTGATGATAACGTAAGTAAAAATGACTAGAGTACCCACTGCTAACATTAATTCTCCTAATGTTAATAACTACAATCAGCTTCCGAACATAGATAAGCAATTAGCAACTGTGCGCATTAGTAAGGTTAAGTAGTCTATGAAATGGATCTTGATGTGGATGAAGATTTAAGAAGCTTTTGGTTGTTTAAGAACTATAGTGTAGGCATAGGCTATACACATCATATCTGCTCG
Proteins encoded:
- the LOC137644761 gene encoding protein starmaker-like yields the protein METVNKFIQNVTINPRHHLSTGYRPYHNPLPDISREKLIEEEEEPIPETGLDSPPPPTEEDTFKVSKWVEQLPDEDKDAKDEENDEENESQKEEEEDIVENLEGEKELSTGDNLSGKLASRVSSLQGPAESANEDIVESLEDQETKQVELPSLDDPTDDVPQLEAVHDKKSDTASYTGLDNLFTVIRDRGSIDEGQPLAETELPVQDIEIGEDHKDDLEITDNPEQLTFEDLADSEPQENDEIQWQKADSIFTVSPASPASVENKAFNFEDDKDISSGNNHGIGSIVGENNGVENTVTDIFSSENQDPELEGANTEAKSEGNVDEPDKETHLDNVINFSEDQLDDLTGANSDTKDQDNDEDKVTSFSDQVEDLTGANSDTKDQDNDEDKVTSFSDQVEDLTGANSDAKDQDNIEDKVTSFSDQVEDLTGANSDAKDQDNIEEKVTSFSDQVEDLTGVNSDPKDQDNIEDKVISFSDQVEDLSEANPDTKDQNNGDENDGNALSDKVISFSEDQGVEIGDDISGTKEQEGDEETTDIKLPDNGNISSENNDLTSGIISLEENNPGDNGQVDEGDPGSKSPTQDIESMKLNPIDSQDMQNPNSRSGSAHLGKESLENEADIPEDLKFLEKNIDDTESVNEDTDFITTISPDVSEMKDKESVGESIKTSDNIENGYNKEEEEDNIWDL